From Virgibacillus ihumii, the proteins below share one genomic window:
- a CDS encoding cold-shock protein: protein MSFSRGPKEPVKEVETNVWSCTSGDCSGWMRESYSFEEEPVCPLCKSSMKQEVRVLPELK from the coding sequence ATGTCATTTTCCCGCGGGCCAAAAGAGCCGGTGAAGGAAGTTGAAACCAATGTATGGTCTTGTACTAGTGGAGACTGTTCAGGTTGGATGCGAGAGTCATACAGTTTTGAGGAAGAACCAGTATGCCCGCTCTGTAAATCTTCAATGAAACAGGAAGTGCGCGTACTTCCCGAATTGAAGTAG